In Rhopalosiphum padi isolate XX-2018 chromosome 3, ASM2088224v1, whole genome shotgun sequence, the genomic stretch acagTTAGGCATTAACTAGTTAGTTTTAATACATGATAACTTTCTAACTtaacagttatataataattattatattacttacataataatattgtgtacaatattattataatacattattatgtacataataatgcaTGGATGGTAACAACGGCTTTACCGTGTAGATATAATTGGTATTCGGAAAAAAAGGCACCGTaccaactaaatacattatttgttattttattatgatttacataattaaatataatcattatgttTATCTATGTACACTTCTTTTttctttaacatatttaaaagtatagctGCAATCTGCATTTAACTTTGtcgataattatcatttatcatttgtacctacataattcaaaaaatgttaaggtaaaaattaaaaaataattatccagTGTTTGGAAGCCGCCTTCGAGTTGGTTGAGTGAAAATTGTTTCACTGGAAATTAGGTCAGAAGTAATAATTGGGTGTCCAAAGAttggattattaatattattattattttaaactataacttGTATCTTTATCATGGTAATTTtcctgtaatataataaacaatttcaaaataattaaaaataaaaataataatttctatttctaatgaatgataatatattaaacattgataatctttaaaatataaataatattaattcaaattatgtagATTCTATAACAGATATACCTCTATCAAATGATAATCTATctctttttcaaataaatataagaagtataaataatcatttcaaTGAACTAGCTATGTTGCTAggctcaataaaaaattattttagttatttttataatacaagatataaacataatataaacatatgcctacctaattataataaagtatttggtcaaatgagtgttttatataaCGGTCTAAAACTGTGTCAAaccttaaatataaacattagccattttagtaatttaaaatcattcaaaaattatgtaaaaagtcTTGATCtgtctattatttaattaatttattagcctTAATACtatgtttttcaatataatatatttttgtttcatactCTTATTTTATACTCTGTTAATAGTATTGTATATCTATGCTTTGCTACTTCTTAATATtggatattacttatttatttttatggattaattctaagtttatataatataagaaccgCTCCCCCAGCACAAGCTTCGCTTTTAGGGGGTGCTGCAATTAATtattctatgtatttatataatgtatctcTTGTTGTTTTtgcaaaatgttattattattaaaaaaaaaatattgtgcatTTACTACTAACTAAGCATATGATAaagttaatcaaaataaatttgcaaATGCATTGAAGTCTTTGCTctatttataactcataaactactcatccaaatttcaatttttaggtatcataatactacaaaaaatattcttcagaatatgaaaataaaaatgtaaacaacttaaaattattacaataaaaaatataatttttttaaataaatattttgtttagactggaaattatataaaaaaatattttcaaaaacataaatgggtttaaaaataatgagtgttgttcgaTGAAAAAATCACTGTATAACTGAATCACTAAATCACTCTATATATTGCagaattaatactatatagagATATATAATCTagtggggttttttttttcttttatataaaaagtagTGATacgtatttgattttaatatttataattgataatttttactatttatttaacatacttttatttttattttataataatttattttttgatttaggAGTTGTTGCATTTATTGATTACAAAATCGACAATGAACGCATTGATTCAAGTATCAGTTCTAGTCTCATTAAAATAGGTGCCAAAGTCGAAAAAACATTTAATCGAAAAGTAAATGTTATGATAAGttattaatctttaaatatattttttaatttttcttgattttatttataggttACGCATGTGATGTTTTGTGATGGCTACCGCAGTACATATAATAAAGCAGTTGAACGTAATATCCCACTGGTATCAGCAAGGTGGATGGAATATAGCAGAAGAGCTAATAAGATACAGGATCCAGCTGACTATCCGCCTGTAGGTTTGGAAAAATACACCAAAACACCatcaaaagttattaaaattccaGTAAGTAAAttccaatatataattttaaattttaaatgataatcactaaaattaagttatgtgatataaatattgtagtatcttaaaaaaacattgtactTCAAATAAGcatcattgattattattttattttttgaaattgatatgtttatgcataattaattaaaaaatggttaATTTTGTTTGTGGTAGATTGGATATAGCGTTtcgtatatttttgatattggttcaaattattataaatttttctgATATCTTTAACTATCTTTTGTATTGCTCGTATCTAAAGTTTCAGAAAATAGTATTTTCACTAACACactctttataaatattgaacatacTTGCAATAGATACAAAATTTGATTCAACATGAATGTTGATTGACGGCAATAGTGACTAGGGACTTTTGGCAATAAATATAACCAatctaatatgaaaaatataattttgtatttttagttgTCTTCGAGGTTGTGTTGGACTAGGAGTTAGTGAAATAGGTTTGAATTAGCTATAGTTTTAGTCTACCGTTTGAAACAATCTTCACCAATActtagtgtttaaaaatatttttcgatataCCTTCAATTTTTATCCATTAGTTAAACACAACTATATGTGTATATCATTACTCGCAGTTTCTTAACTTTATctgatttgtttatttttcctcATCGGGTAGGTAATTAGACGACTAGTTACAAGACCTTTTATATAACTACGTTTTtcctattatgttttaattttccaaaaGAATATGAAGATATGTTTTCGGTCTTCATCAGAAACTAAACCACACATAAAACTATTGGAACTTGTTAATTACCATATCTTagtcatttatataaatactattttatctgTATTGGTGTCTTTGTTAATGCACATCTGTGTATTTACTTCATTTGGAATAACTATGGCCGGTATTTTTCTACCTTGATTCATTTTAATCTACAAAATTGGACAATCtatttttactacctattcaaaattattttatgtttataaattttagttgtacttatcaatttgttaaaaaaacgtATGTTAAACATTAAAAGTATATGCGATCAGTGAATCCAGTGATATCAAAGCTTTATTCCCGTGGACGACAAATTTGGTTGTAAttcaagaattaaaatttacaattttgacaggtttacaaatacaaacaaatgGTGATTATCAAATTGACCTAGCAATgacctttaattttaattagtttttttattttatattagcaacattttaataagaacatatttttcaattaatacattttgaaatatacttagtccgacattttcatgaaatattaataaaaaaaaaaaaatagtaacacaagtaaaatatgcaaatttttttttaaaaaacatcaaaatatgcacactataatttcatttttggaCTCATTAGGTTgtgattcaaattttttactCATCAAACAACTTTTTGATGCACTCagtaaaaacatgcaaatgcatgaACTTCCTgccctagttattattatatttgggtataaattaatataatgtattttataaataaggttGGGCAATATCTTCGATacaggtattttaaatacacatctTAGATACAATTACTgaattatatcttatatcttCTATTCTGATACAGTTATGAGAGTATTTAGCATTTTGAATTGTTGTACATTGCTTATTCatcaagtattatattttattgaaaaatactatatacagtGAAAACTGTATAATGAAGAATAGCATGGGACCAACCAAGAATTCCGCTTTAAGCAGTTTTCCGCATTATTGATTAAAACGGAAAAATGTCAGATTATAAATTCGTATCAATTTTTCATATCGATAAGTTAATACTTTTCATTCAATGATAGACACGTATACTTTGGCATTTTCATATGTAATTGAATGGACGTCACTTGTATGGAGAAGGAAACTGTTCAGTGTAAAACTGTTGGTACATAACTGTTTCATAGCTATACATATGTGGTAAGTTTATATTGCAGATACAAtatgtagttttttatttattatttaaatatttcaattttaactttataacaatatatttatatttgacatTTACATTTACTCGTATATGTTGATACTTACTTCCTATAAGCAATAGTTTGTGGTGAGAGAGGGAgtcttttacaattatttattaatacacttTTACAttcttacaatttataatacatagtgtTAATATTAAGCAGGGCTTGGATTTTatagcactaaaaataaattaaatatgtgctATAATatgccataataatatgaaaaatagcaaaaataaaaatgtattctgttcataattaaaaaaaacttatatttataataattgaagggTGGGCGGGAATAACGTGTTATGTAGCAATTCGTAAATGTTCAGGAACAACTAAAAACGAAaactgtataatacatttttttaaatgttatttggaACACACGTAGCACGTTCTTACATATTCGACTATAACActctactattattttatttttttgtgtaggtACATCACTTAGACGGTTAACATCACtactagataaattatttagactCATAGTAAAATAGGTAACACAATTGTGATATCCGCACGTCTCGCGTCGCGTTGACTTACTGTGAATAGTAAACGCTTAACACACATAGCACGTTTTAATAGTCAACTAAACGCCGGTTTCTAAGTTTATACACGATGATTGTGTACGATAAAAACATTCTGGGAATTTTTCGATTCTTAAAACATATTGAGATTGCTTCATAGCATGTTATTCCGCAAAaacatgaaaattgaaaaaatgttacaTAGCATGTTATTCCCACCCACCCTTCAATTACTGTTTGATAGGCTAATACGCCAGACTATTTAAAAGTAGACtttaatatgaacaaaaatgtgggtatttttcatatgtattaaaaaaaaaaaaattaaaataaatgacaacatttttataattattataccacatAATTATAactagatttataaaaaaaaacaaaataaaactttatattatgcaaattagcAAAAAATAGCATTAGAAAATTTCATATTTGGAGTCCCTGgtgcataaaacaaatttatagctCACTCTCCTATTTTTATCTGTACCctataataattagcaaatgttataaaatccgagccctgataataataaaagaaaaaaagtgaaaacaataacaaatcagtattataataataataataacttcttCTTTATATgatgataacaatttaaataaaaagaataaaacataatacaacataataagatataataataatgttggaaaattacacaaaatgttgaaatgattctatttatgttttattttaccataattttaaatttaatatcattatcaattaatttgatatttgcaGGTAGTTGGTTAAATAACATAATccctttatttatataataattatctatcaaAGATGTATTAGGTTTGATAATCttaaattaccattatttacCTCTCTTATTTTACACATGCTATAGGATTCAATGACTGTTTTATTCATATAGATTTTCATAACAATTTATgcgttattgtataattattatcatctttCCGTACCAATATTTCAGTTGAgctcatatatatgtatttatagccCTTTTCTTTCACCAATGACTTGGACTTTCTCAACGATAGTcttctatattttttcaaataattattaatgtaatcaataataattgatgaaaatgataattatgATGACTTGCATTTTTCATTCTGCATTAAAGGTACACCTACAATTTTGACTGTATTTTCCAAAAATTTCTGATCCAACTCGTCAACTTAagcttttaattatttgaactcTGCtgaaaatttttcattattttcaaacaatatctctttttgtttataaagttGTATCGGTCATATGAAATAATGGTTAATCAAAGTAATTGAACATTCCtacttcaaataattatttattcaatttatacttaccatattatattttaaacattttgttgttAATTGTGAAATTTTGGACCTCACATAAACTTGTACAATGTGACCCCAATttcttattgaaaaataaaaaaataaaaatttttttttcagaaatccATGTCATATCAAAAGTTTCTAGATCCAAGTTATATTGAACGTGACCAGCTATTTAAGTCAAAATGTGATAGCATTATGAAACAATTTAATCTCAGTATAAACCATAATGATGAAAATGGAGAAAATCATTCTAGCATTGAGACTCATCAAAAAATGATTGCGGATGATCTAGTAAGTCTGCCTTTAACAGATTGATTgtcaattataacttaatagcataagctttaaaaattggtttcctttttgtgaataaaaattataatataatggtaaaatttataagtgtattatttatattataatatttaatattataacctttacaatatacatttatttaaatattgcactCTTATAAGTatgattgaaattttaaaacattggcCAGGAGGATCATTCAGTATCCACTCTTAACTGTAATACtgcacaaatttaaatttaaacataagtatattttagtattttataaaatagtaatgaaTACTTTGTTAAGTATCAAGtttataattcttttataatatgaacgtattttaaattaatattataacatttttttatagagatatcattttattttacctacattttttatgattaaaaatcatttagaaaatgttaaaattgattaattattatttcagaaattatttttttagttaatagaaCGTTACACATATGTTGTCACCGtcttacacatttaaaatatagtaaaagctGTTTTGCGCGGGATAGAACCACTCAGGCTGAGTGATGTTTAGATTccttattgatatataatatcagCTATAACGTTTTACTAtcaaattgttttgtatatattttgttataacttacaTGGTTgttagtaataacttattactaaaatactagAAATGTTAAATCTAACTCAATagaatttttcttatatttgttttaatattcatttttttattttaaggacGATCTCCACAAACcagatcatattattaatatagtatcagATGATATAcgtaaagtattaaatatgacTGATAATCCTGTATCAGATGAAAAACTAGAAGAATTAATTGTACCAATtagaataataagaaaatatctCACGCCTGATGGAAAGGAGAATACAACATCTAAAATACTTGATAGTCAAATAGCTAAAATTGAAGatcaactaaatttaaattttcaatctaGAAAACGATTTCGTAAACTATTATTTCCTTCTGATGAGGATATAAATAACATTCAAGAAGTTATTAACTCTCCAACTCAAACCAAAGACAGTAATTCCAAAAAAATGTCTGTAAATTCTACGATTATCCAGACACCAAAAGACTCTTTAGCAGATAATAGCGTGGTATCACAGTCAATTGCCTGTACTGGGATGATGaaaaggtaaattaaaaaaaaattaaaatgatttttattgatatttatttaaaaaaataatattttatcattaacatttttgttgaaacagtgaaatgaaaattttaaaatcatctatAAAAACCTTAGGAAAATTTGTTTTCCATGCTACGGTGAAACCTCaaactacctatttaattacTAAATCACATTCTAATCAATCATTGGATATTGTATTTGCAAAGGCTTATGGCTGTTTCATTGTTTCGGAAGATTGGGTAAGATATTTTAacaagattaatttttttcatattatgatagtagttttatttatttagtttaacatGTTTgtgatatgttaatttttatatttttgtataaaagttaattattgaatttatgttattttattattaaggtaCATGAATCGTACAGAATTGGAAAATGGTTATCCCATCAACATTACTTGATCTCAGATTTGTCTGAACCTGTAAAGGTAAAACTTCTTAAttcacgtgtattatattatttttattaatgtttaaatgattttttattaacatgtttttatttttaaggaatttcAATTACAACGTCACACAAAATATAGATCAGTGTTGAAATTTCATATATTTGATAATGCtggcaaaatatatatatcagataCCTGTAAATCGCCTGCTAAACTCTTAAAACGATTGGTGCATGCTTGTGGTGGTCATTGTACAAATACCAAATCTATCGCAAACATTGTAGTAGGTGATACACCAAAAATGGATAATAATGTTGACGAAAAATGGATTTTAGACTGTATAACCCAAgggatattgttaaataaaagtcagtataaattagttaatactgatgaatattgatattttgacttgaaataatattcataccaaCCAGTGTGAATAAATCTTTAACATTTTATGTTACTTTAGTTTTACTTTTGTATTTCCTTTAaccaattttatgtatttttaagttattttgttactctattttttatatcttcTTATCAAAAATCATTCTATATGTGTTTTTTGgttattaatatagaaaataattcatgtaattttgtattttgttttaatattcattactgTGTTAGAATAATCAAATTTTGTGGGTAACAGTAGCTACATACAGTAGTAAGATCATGAAATGGCATCAGCTATCACTTACTTTTCTTTCGTTCCCAACTAAAAAACATCAAAGGAAGAAGAGAATTCTATATTTTAGACTctgagataaaataataaaatttaaaataatatatgctttttatattaatatttatactgtattttCTGTGTTTTTGACTGGCTAAAAACTATTGATGTAGatctatcaataataattgttccgataaattttttttaactagtcGTGCAAAAtgcttttttaataatgatcatACCTACCACACATCCACCTTAGCATTGCCACCTCAGTTACTCTCGCactatattgtgttttattgtttatagctGAAGTCTAACCTACAgcctatgatttaaaaataatatcttagttttcattgtttttaatttattaatttcttactaaaaaaatttgtCCTGCTATGCCATAGTATATCTTAGATATGACTCGCCGCAAGAAGAGGTTTGAGACTAATTCATGCAATATCACTAGCATCACAACTGTTTTATAAAACCTACCTTTTAATCTCAAttacaaatgaaaattaatttccaacaaGATTTTTAGTTGTGTTGAAACTAGTGTTGAaactaattgttaaataaattctttgctataaaagtagtaattttttaataaaacataattaaatttgtaatgaaattctttgaataaataaaataaaatttttcttcgtcattacaatttttataattttgtatgtgtgtatatattttacaaatcttaaaataaaaaaaaacattttgtttaaaagtagTAAGctatatcttttataatatttatttttgtttataattaacgcATTGTTGTTTGTGCTGAAaccaattttaacataatttttaaattcaattttttgttgTGTTAAATAACAGTGCAATatctaatacaaataaataagataaaataaaataaaatgatacaatataatgattaattactttttataattttaattaaggttAAGTTTTTAAGCTTGTAGTAATTTTTGAATCATGTCCAGGATTATTGTGTTGCCAGTATGTTAAAAAATCgccttacaaaaaaattaacccTAAATTCTATTAGAATTATCTAAATCATACTGTTGCTGCCGAAAggaaatgacataataatattttgcacaGTCCCACCCATACCTTCACTGTTGACCAGCGATTTTGCACTCAATCGCTTATTGCAAGTTGCTGATTGATATCTTATAAACCCTACATAGGAGAACAGTGGTTGTCCGAAAAATGATAATGAACCAACGACTGATAAGAGAGAGGGATAACCACTTGTCCGAAAAATGATAAGATAGGTAGGGTAGGTTATACGGTGGTTACCCAGTGACTAACTTGAGGTGGTGGTTTTTTTGTCCAAGGGAGTGGCAACGTGGGCATCGCTGTAATAACGTTTTTTTTCACCTTAGTGACTGCTGGATTACTGGTAATTGTGGTATCAGTCGTGACATGTCGAACCATGACACTGTTCGAACAACTGCATTCGACCCGTAATTGTAGTATCAGATGTGTTATCATTTTCTCCTACTTTCTTAAGGGTCGAATGCAAGTAGGAGAAAATGATAACACATCTGATACTACAATTACCAGTGATCCAGAAGTGACACCAAtgtgaaaaaaaagttattactgTGATGCCAACGCTGTGCCACTCACTCGCTGCGCTGCATTCGgacaaaaaaaacgaaaatattccACGAATTGCTATGCAACAACACCTCAAGTCTATCACTAGGTAACCACGGTATAACCGCGAGTATAACATACCCTACCACTTTTATCATTTTTCGGACAAGTGCTTATCACTTCTTTCTTAACCGTGCCATGTCATTTTCTGTACTTTTTTAgattacacattatttttaatttaaacttaaacaatttttctttaatttttttttgtaaattattagaaaaaacaaaTGGTCAATTTCGGATAACTGCATTCATAATATCAAATAGAGAAAACAAAAGTTTTGTGTTGTCAAAGCAAACAAGATATGTTCCATTTCTTCAACAACATATCACAGAAAAGGCTTTAAAAAAACTGTGAATAATTCATGTGTGTCTCATGGTATCTAAATGGAATAGATTGTTaagttagtatttatttttttcttagcctaataaataaaacaaacttaagtaattttttactaGGTTTTAACAATTTAGGTAACCTATAATTCTGATgtaatctttaaatttaatttttttactcaataatTTTCCAGAAGCTGCaaataactaaacatttattCAGTGTGCATAAAGAATTAGGCGATTATGACAAGGATTGTTCCTAGCAACACTTCAAAATACTGAACAGttccataatttattaatgaatgaTGAAAATCAAAGTTTTAGATTAACACTACAACAATCACAGTAAAATACAAGTTGATtacaaattgaaattgaataaactaaatttattgaataattacctatttatagattttatcaaGGACCATTGGTTGTGAATGGAATTAATAAAGGTGTCCTATTTTGCAATATAGCtcatttacagaaaaaaagagtaaaatttaagaaatgtatgtaaatcTAATGGAAATTTCTTGTGAGTACAATtctctatataatttttaggtcCGTGTATCTGGTTGtgacatttttgaataatgatGTTTATCAGATATTTTCACTCCATGTCTTGTTTAAAAAcgtatgttttttaattgtttttaaaattattatttaataatccaatttaaaaatatatacataccattaatttgttttttgttttatagagtttCCCAATAGTTTGTCTTCATTTTTTCCAGGTAAATAGTAGCTTCCTTTTGTTGAATCTGAAAAaatgagttattaataataaataatattttttggcaGTCATACAGTTAAAAAATctcaaatttttcattttatataaacaaattttaatgcaacatgtatattaaaaatggtaaataatagtaaatataaatgaaacaattaaataattaatttttttccatagaTTTTAGGTTTGCCATACTTGTAGGCAACACAAATTTATGCTTTACCATCAATGGAAGATAGTTTCAATGAAGTTGTACAATATGTTAATCAATTCTCTGATTTAGTTGTACAACAAAATGAATtcttaattgattttgttttttaacgatGAGCCCTGAAAATGTCTAAGAATATAATCAAGAAATAAGGACAAATAACTATATTGAGAATTATCATGCTTCATTGTTGAGGCTATAATTAAGCCTCATCCTAAAGTTTGGGAATTccttaatatgatttaaaattcaatttttctgCAGTAAGTGTCAACTAATTATGGTAGAAAgagtaactaaaatttaaatattttatgttttttattacaggaaaagagaaaatatattagagttttaacagtttaaaaatgatgataacctattttaaatattaatttatgtttatgacCATGAATTTATgggctatttatttttaaattgcgtCATTTTTGCGTATTCAATTTCGTTAGGAATTAGTAAGTatctaaataatacaaaatttacattttgatcattattattattaagtaaaaaacgGCGCGTAGTTAAACAGTCGTGGGAGAAACGACTTTAATATCGGGCGCCTGCCTTTGCAGTCTGTGTCAAATAGCCCCGGACACAGTGTGACCAGTGATCTATGACTCTGTGCCCACAGCCCAACGCAATTTAAGAATTAACTCATGTTGCTAAAATTCGGTCTTTCCTGCCCTGACTGATCGTCCTCGATCAGCGACAATCGCACTGGATATATTGGGTGACTTAACgacattgataatttaatagtaatagtatataatatatgtttaaaaaaaattacattgggGGAAAAAAGGGTTGCCCTGAATAAGACAAaaacattaacaaaaataacattacGAAAATTTCAGTCTAACTGGTAATATGTGAGAAGTGCTGGCGGTCGTCTGGTCCAGGGCCAATTGTTTGTGGGCGTGGGTTCAAATCACACTTctgaaatgttataaaatgtttacaaatatacACTATAGATAGAAAGTAATTAACAAACTATTAGGAATTGTAGTTTACACTTACCCAATATATTTaggaataattaaacaattgatACATATGAAAGGGGGACGCGTAAAAACCTGGAATGTTAAACTCTGGAATTTAATACCTGGACTGTAAAAATTTGGAtctcacacacacatatatataatgtatcattTTTAAGGGGGTATGAATAggtcataaatattaatcaataatgttTTTCGGGATAGGTACATGCGTAAAGCCATTAGCCCATTAGCGCAAAATATAACCCAAACACAACCAAAAAGCACAAAAACAAtacctttttttaaactaactaTAAGtgcaaatacattttacaaaagtaAAGTGTGTTTTATCAAAATCATATAGTTGTTAATCAACCTTTTAcagtagtaatattaatatgagttgaaaaaaattttaaattaaaat encodes the following:
- the LOC132927568 gene encoding uncharacterized protein LOC132927568 isoform X1 codes for the protein MSLKKTSQRASGSKKRKLSDGSIDIELHRNLDLFSDPDFQTPSDGYRDLFGELIPPNECVNNAQAKDKSTKKKTPVSKRKKLPYEDVFVDTPVIKPKRVFVATPRMIKIMREAQKELYSLMGVNKSSSNVSIKSNDSLNVSGVQHLQDSPITSIKNVAKINTENNDKNPQQVLKGVVAFIDYKIDNERIDSSISSSLIKIGAKVEKTFNRKVTHVMFCDGYRSTYNKAVERNIPLVSARWMEYSRRANKIQDPADYPPVGLEKYTKTPSKVIKIPKSMSYQKFLDPSYIERDQLFKSKCDSIMKQFNLSINHNDENGENHSSIETHQKMIADDLDDLHKPDHIINIVSDDIRKVLNMTDNPVSDEKLEELIVPIRIIRKYLTPDGKENTTSKILDSQIAKIEDQLNLNFQSRKRFRKLLFPSDEDINNIQEVINSPTQTKDSNSKKMSVNSTIIQTPKDSLADNSVVSQSIACTGMMKSEMKILKSSIKTLGKFVFHATVKPQTTYLITKSHSNQSLDIVFAKAYGCFIVSEDWVHESYRIGKWLSHQHYLISDLSEPVKEFQLQRHTKYRSVLKFHIFDNAGKIYISDTCKSPAKLLKRLVHACGGHCTNTKSIANIVVGDTPKMDNNVDEKWILDCITQGILLNKKKTNGQFRITAFIISNRENKSFVLSKQTRYVPFLQQHITEKALKKL
- the LOC132927568 gene encoding uncharacterized protein LOC132927568 isoform X2 — protein: MSLKKTSQRASGSKKRKLSDGSIDIELHRNLDLFSDPDFQTPSDGYRDLFGELIPPNECVNNAQAKDKSTKKKTPVSKRKKLPYEDVFVDTPVIKPKRVFVATPRMIKIMREAQKELYSLMGVNKSSSNVSIKSNDSLNVSGVQHLQDSPITSIKNVAKINTENNDKNPQQVLKGVVAFIDYKIDNERIDSSISSSLIKIGAKVEKTFNRKVTHVMFCDGYRSTYNKAVERNIPLVSARWMEYSRRANKIQDPADYPPVGLEKYTKTPSKVIKIPKSMSYQKFLDPSYIERDQLFKSKCDSIMKQFNLSINHNDENGENHSSIETHQKMIADDLDDLHKPDHIINIVSDDIRKVLNMTDNPVSDEKLEELIVPIRIIRKYLTPDGKENTTSKILDSQIAKIEDQLNLNFQSRKRFRKLLFPSDEDINNIQEVINSPTQTKDSNSKKMSVNSTIIQTPKDSLADNSVVSQSIACTGMMKSEMKILKSSIKTLGKFVFHATVKPQTTYLITKSHSNQSLDIVFAKAYGCFIVSEDWVHESYRIGKWLSHQHYLISDLSEPVKEFQLQRHTKYRSVLKFHIFDNAGKIYISDTCKSPAKLLKRLVHACGGHCTNTKSIANIVVGDTPKMDNNVDEKWILDCITQGILLNKSQYKLVNTDEY